The genomic window GCCTGCTCAGGCCACTCAGCCCCAGCCTGCACCCGCGCCGAGCGTCACCCTGGAGCGCGAGCCGCTGCCGACGGGCGCCCTGGCCCACACCCTCGCTGAGGTGCCGCGCCCTGTCCGCACCGGGCTGCTGGTGCGTGACCTGAACACCGGCAAGGTGCTCGTCGCGCTCGACCCCGACCGGCCCCTGGTTCCCGCGAGCACCATGAAACTGGTCACGGCGGCGGCGGTGCTGTATGACCGGGGTGGCGCGGGCGGCTGGTGGAGCACCGAACTGACGGTCCCGGCCCCCGATACGGGCAAAGGACACGTCAGCGCCCTGACCCTGCGCGGCAGCGGCGACCCCACCCTGAGCGTATCCGGCACCCCCAACAGCCTGCGGGCGCTCGCCGAGCAGGCGCACACGCGCGGTATCCGGGCGGTGGACGCCGTGCGAATAGACACCCTGCCGCTCGACGCGACGAGTTTCGAGGCCACCGAACTCGGCCTCGCCATGCCTGCCGTGCGGCTGCGCGAGTGGGAAAACCGCCCGCCGACCTCGGCGGCAGAGGCCCGGCGCCGCCTGGGGGCCACCCTGATTGCCGAACTGCGCCGCGTAGGCATCACCGTGGCGCACGAGGAAGTCACCTCGGCCCCGGCCTACCGGCCTTATGTTCCGCCGCCCCGTCAGGACGAGAAAGGTCGGCCCCTGCCGCCGGACCTGCTGATTCCGCTGAGTCAGCGCCCCGAGCAGGGAGTAGCGAGTGTCCGCAGCGGGTCGCCGTTTCCCTTTCTGGCGTCCACCCTGCGCCCCAGCGACAACCTGCGCGCCGAGGCGCTGCTCGCCACCGTCGCGGTGCGCCCCGGCGAGACCGGCACCCTGAAAAGTGCGCTGAAGCGCGAGCAGGCCATTTTGCAGCGCCTGGGCCTGGACCTGTCGGACGTGGTGCTGGAAGACGGCAGCGGGCTCGGGCGCGGCAACCGCCTGACGCCCCGGCTGCTGACCGGACTGCTGCGGGAGCTGTACACCCTGCCTTACCCCACCGCCGCGCAGTACGGGCGCGAGCTGCCGCCAGCGCTCTACCACGCCCGCCACAACGCCTTCGCCGAGCTGCTGCCCCAGGCCGGTACCGGGGAGGACGTGCCCGACCACGACGGACGCGGGGGCACCCTGGCCCGCCGCCTCGTCGGGACGGGGCTCGACGTGCGCGCCAAGACCGGGACCCTGCCCGGCGTGAGCGCGCTGGCGGGCTACCTGACGGCGAAAAGTGGGCGGCCCCTCGCCTTCGCCGTGCTAATGAACGGACCAGAAGACAGCCCCATCTTGACGCTGCGGGCGCTGCAAGACCAGGCGGTGCGCGACATCGCCGCTGCGTTTTGAGATGAATTGTGATTGACGATGGAGGGGCGCAAGCTCGTGACTTCAGTCATGAGTGAGCCCCCCTCGCCCCGAAAGGGGCGACGTAGAGCGGAAGCTCTTGTGTTTCCGGCTCAACATATGTCATCTTCCTGTTAGAGATGAAGAAGGGTCGCGGGTACGTCTACAAGCTGGAATACCACCTCATCTGGGCGACGAAGTATCGCCATCAGGTGTTAGTGGACGAGGTTGCAGATGGACTGAAAGACATCCTGCGGGACATCGCCACCCAGAACGGACTGGAGCTTGTCGCGCTGGAGGTCATGCCTGACTACGTTCACCTCCTGCTGGGAGCCACGCCGCAGCATGTCATTCCCGACTTTGTGAAGGCGTTGAAGGGGGCATCCGCCCGTCGTATGTTCTCCGCTTTTCCGCACCTGAAGCAGCCCCACTGGGGCGGCAATCTCTGGAATCCGTCCTACTGCGTCCTGACTGTCTCGGAGCACACCCGCGCCCAGATTCAGCAGTACATCGAGAATCAGCATGCTGCGGAATAAGGCGTTCGTCGTCCGGCTGTATCCGAACGCGGCTCAGGCCGAGCGGATCAACCGCACCCTGGGATGCGCCCGGTTCGTCTACAACCACTTCCTCGCCCGCCGCATCGAGAGCTACCGACAGGACGGCAAGGGGATGATCTACGCCGCCACCGACAAGGCGCTGACCCTGCTCAAGCGGGAAGAAGGCACCGCGTGGCTGGCCGAGGTGGACAAGTTCGCGCTTCAGCAGTCCCTGCGCGACCTGGAAAGGGCGTACCAGAACTTCTTCCGCACCGCGAAGAAGTCCGGCAAGAAGGTGGGGTTCCCGAAGTTCAAGAAGAAGCGCACGGGTGAGGCGTACCGCACCCAGTTCACCAACAACAACATCGAGATTGGAGAAGGGAAGCTCAAGCTTCCCAAGCTGGGCTGGGTCAAGACCAGGGGCCAGCGGGACATGCAGGGGAAAATCCTGAACGTCACGGTGCGTCGCATCCATGAAGGCCACTACGAAGCGTCTGTCCTGTGCGAAGTCGAGATTCCCTATCTGCCTGCGGCCCCCAAGTTCGCGGCGGGCGTGGATGTCGGCATCAAGGACTTTGCCATCGTGACCGATGGCAAGGGGGAGTTTGAACATCATGCGAATCCGAAATACTACCGTTCCAGCCTGAGAAGGCTCCGTAAAGCTCAGAAAACCCTGTCCAGACGCAAGAAGGGCAGCGCACGTTACGGGAGGGCAAAAACCACGCTCGCTCGGATACACAAGCGCGTCGCCAACAAGCGGCAGGACTTCATTCATAAGCTCACCACCTCGCTGGTGCGGGAATACGAAATCACCTGCACCGAACATCTTAAGCCCGACAACATGCGGAAAAACCGCAGGCTGGCACTGAGCGTCAGTGACGCGGGTTGGGGCGAATTCATCCGGCAGTTGGAGTACAAGGCGACGTGGTACGGACGGCTGGTGTCCAAAATCAGCCCCTACTTCCCGTCGAGCCAGATATGCCACGACTGCGGGTTCAAGAATCCCGCCGTGAAGAATCTTGCCGTCCGCGAGTGGACTTGCCCGAACTGCGGCGAGACCCATGACCGCGACGAGAACGCCGCACTGAACATCCGGCGTGAAGGACTGGTGGCCGCTGGAATGTCGGACACCCAAAACGCTCATGGAGACTGCATCAGACCCACTTCGGTGGGCAGCGGTCTGCGAAGTGAGAATCACGCGACTTCAGTCGTGTGAGGTTCAACTACACTGTCGGGCGAGATGCAACAGCAGACAGGCGGGCGGAGGCGGCAGATCAGGCGCGTGGTCGTGGCGACGAGCAATGCGGGCAAGGTGCGTGAGCTGCAGGGTGCCCTCGCGCCGCTGGGCTGGCAGTGCGAGGGCCTGGGCGCGGTCACGCTGCCCGAGGAGACCGGCAGCACCTACGAGGAAAACGCGGCCCTCAAGGCCTGCGCCGCTGCGATGGCGACTGGCCTGCCCGCGCTCGCCGACGACTCGGGCATCGAAGTGCTCGCGCTCGGCGGGCAGCCGGGGGTGTACTCGGCCCGCTTCGGCAACGTGAATAGCGATGTGGAGCGCAATGTGCTGCTGCTGGAAAAGATGCGCCGGCACACCGACCGCCGCGCCAAGTTTGTGTCGGTGCTGGTCCTCGCCTATCCCGACGGCAAGCTGGAGGAGTACCGGGGCGAGGTGACGGGGCAACTGCTCGAAGGCCCGCGTGGCGAGAGCGGCTTTGGCTACGACCCCCTGTTTCTGCCCGACGGCTCCGAGCTGAGCATGGGCGAGATGACGCTGGAGCAGAAGCAGGCCAT from Deinococcus radiodurans R1 = ATCC 13939 = DSM 20539 includes these protein-coding regions:
- a CDS encoding D-alanyl-D-alanine carboxypeptidase/D-alanyl-D-alanine-endopeptidase — protein: MRRFLLLSFLLLPVAAQSSTPAPPAQATQPQPAPAPSVTLEREPLPTGALAHTLAEVPRPVRTGLLVRDLNTGKVLVALDPDRPLVPASTMKLVTAAAVLYDRGGAGGWWSTELTVPAPDTGKGHVSALTLRGSGDPTLSVSGTPNSLRALAEQAHTRGIRAVDAVRIDTLPLDATSFEATELGLAMPAVRLREWENRPPTSAAEARRRLGATLIAELRRVGITVAHEEVTSAPAYRPYVPPPRQDEKGRPLPPDLLIPLSQRPEQGVASVRSGSPFPFLASTLRPSDNLRAEALLATVAVRPGETGTLKSALKREQAILQRLGLDLSDVVLEDGSGLGRGNRLTPRLLTGLLRELYTLPYPTAAQYGRELPPALYHARHNAFAELLPQAGTGEDVPDHDGRGGTLARRLVGTGLDVRAKTGTLPGVSALAGYLTAKSGRPLAFAVLMNGPEDSPILTLRALQDQAVRDIAAAF
- the tnpA gene encoding IS200/IS605 family transposase, which translates into the protein MKKGRGYVYKLEYHLIWATKYRHQVLVDEVADGLKDILRDIATQNGLELVALEVMPDYVHLLLGATPQHVIPDFVKALKGASARRMFSAFPHLKQPHWGGNLWNPSYCVLTVSEHTRAQIQQYIENQHAAE
- the tnpB gene encoding IS200/IS605 family element RNA-guided endonuclease TnpB, with protein sequence MLRNKAFVVRLYPNAAQAERINRTLGCARFVYNHFLARRIESYRQDGKGMIYAATDKALTLLKREEGTAWLAEVDKFALQQSLRDLERAYQNFFRTAKKSGKKVGFPKFKKKRTGEAYRTQFTNNNIEIGEGKLKLPKLGWVKTRGQRDMQGKILNVTVRRIHEGHYEASVLCEVEIPYLPAAPKFAAGVDVGIKDFAIVTDGKGEFEHHANPKYYRSSLRRLRKAQKTLSRRKKGSARYGRAKTTLARIHKRVANKRQDFIHKLTTSLVREYEITCTEHLKPDNMRKNRRLALSVSDAGWGEFIRQLEYKATWYGRLVSKISPYFPSSQICHDCGFKNPAVKNLAVREWTCPNCGETHDRDENAALNIRREGLVAAGMSDTQNAHGDCIRPTSVGSGLRSENHATSVV
- the rdgB gene encoding RdgB/HAM1 family non-canonical purine NTP pyrophosphatase, translated to MQQQTGGRRRQIRRVVVATSNAGKVRELQGALAPLGWQCEGLGAVTLPEETGSTYEENAALKACAAAMATGLPALADDSGIEVLALGGQPGVYSARFGNVNSDVERNVLLLEKMRRHTDRRAKFVSVLVLAYPDGKLEEYRGEVTGQLLEGPRGESGFGYDPLFLPDGSELSMGEMTLEQKQAISHRGQALAALLAAHGA